The window AAACTTCCCAGCTGTGTTTTAAAAAGTTCAGAATTAATGTTATAGTATTCAACTATGTTTCCATCTAGCAACTATTCAGGttcaataatattgtttaaatcttcattagtataAACTCAAGACAATATTAAACTTCATAACCCAGCCATCCCATAATCATCAAATATTAGTCTTCCAGTAACATTTTTGAAAGATTCTTCTACAATCCTAATATTTTGcgtaaaatatttcaagaaatccTTACTATCTACTGagatgtgtttttttgtttttgttttttacataggTATTTTGATTTCCCGTTTCAACAACACTCTTAATATCCTGTAGTCGTCCAAAGCTCTCATCGTTCGAGTaagtttaaacttatatttataatgCTTTGGTTTAATTTTATCCTTTATGATCTGACCTATTTTTGTGCTTGGAACCATTATTTTTTGTCTATAAGGAACATGCCTTGTGAAATAacaatttatactttattttgctATGGTCTTGTTTACCGTTAAATTATTATTCCTTCTATCATTTAGTTCAACTATGTTTGTTTAGTAATATTAAAGCTCTAACTCACTATCTAGCTAgagtatgtttatttgtattatgaaaCTTAAGCGAGCTTCGTATAGAAGTAACGAAAATATATtactattgtaaaatattatctaAATTAGCTAATCACATGAAAAGTAACCTAATGGTGAACGTGGTTTAACTCGTATTTTACATATACAACTGCTCCCACATCTTTTTACTAGTACTGTATACCTATTAAACAACCTATAATTCTGTATTCcaaataatttctttaatcaTAAATGTCTACACTTACTCAGGTTTCATTTATCCATATTAAGTACTTTTGGTCATTCATTTTATCTCCTATACTTCTAGCAATACAGTATCAACACTTTAAATtactattaaaactattttatcacCTGTCTATAATCTATCTCTGCATCTTATTTATTCATCATTCTGGCCTTCTACACTTGCAAACCCTAATTTAATGCTGCCCTTATAGATAACATGATAACTCTTGTAAATAAACCAACTTCTCTTTTATTTCAATGTGAACCATCCGTTCCAAAAAACTCCCTTTTCCACTTGAATTGATCCCACAAATCCATAAAACTTTGGTTTATTTggatttcattaaaatacttttttcaccTTTTTTAAACAGTTACGCTAAAAGTGTTTTTACACGTTTTACAttactgatttttttgttttctttttttcagcaTTTATTAAATTGAAATTGAAAAGATTTATCAAACATCTAGATAACAGGTCAGAACGTCGTCGCAATGACAATCAGtaatagaaaattaagaaaaGTTGCAAAGCTGGCTTTAAAAGCGATCACATGCTTCTTAGCTATCGTCATTTTTTACCGAGTGTTAACAGTTAAGAGTTTCCTTTTCTTCATTCACAATCGGTATCTGGACACCACGCAAGCTCAAAGAGGTAGCACAGACCCTCCCatcattaaagagaaagaaaaatatgtgAATACAATTCCATTGGTAAAAATCAATGAGACATACAGCAAAAAAGGTATACCACTGcatcaagtttattttaatacaactcCAGAACTTACAAAGACTGTAATCAACGAATTATCAAAGATAAATTCCACTGTAAATGATAAGCCTATGAGCAAAGTTGCCAATATAAATTGTTTTGGTAAAACTCGTGACCTTTACTGTATATTAGAAAACTTGTACAAGGCTGAGAAAACGACTGGTTTTAACAGCACTGTGACATTAACCACTCAGGCAACATCTGGGCTGGAGTATCACGTAGAACAGCTTTGTCGTCGATGGCAGGGTCCTATATCAGTCGCGCTTTATGTTCCCGCGGATGATTTTCTACAATCCCAAGAAAACATTGAATATCTGCGAGGATGTGGTCATCGATGTGTAAGACATTGGGTGACGTGGCATTTGTTTTATGACCAGTTACATCCACCCAAAATTTTGTTGCTTGAATCAGCTAGAATCTCAACAAATACGTCTTGGAGAAACATTGTTTCAAAAACTGGGACAAGTCAATCTAAATGCAAATCCAAACCAATGTTTAATACTAAATCATACGTAAGACGCAATTACCTTCCTTATCCTATTAACGTAGCTCGAAACATTGCAAGAATGGCTGCTGAAACGTATTACGTCTTTGCATCAGATATTGAACTGTATCCAAGTGAGAATATTGTCCCTCGATTCATTCGCCTTATTGATGACTTGAAAAATAAAACGCCAAATTTTTTAACAAAACGCCAAGTATTTGTTTTGCCTGTTTTTGAGGTAGAACTTGGTATGCAACCACCAACGAAAAAATCAGATTTAAGACttcttatggaaaaaaaaattgccaTTCCTTTCCACTACTACTATTGTAGAATGTGTCATATGATTCCTAAACTATCCCAGTGGTTAAAAACCGAAGGATCGCCaggtaaattaaatattttccttaccAGAAAACGAAGAAGAATCGGGAAATACTCCGGGTGGGAACCATTTTTCATTGGGACCAATAAGGATCCACTTTTTGACGAAAGAATGTCATGGAatggaaaatacaataaaatgcaaGTCGTAAGTAGAAAACACGTGTATTATCTAATATCTGAGAGCAATTGTTATGTATTGACACAAATTGTACTTGTGTTTCATAATTAAAGTAGGTTCGGTATAgcctagtggttagggcgctagacccgtaatctgagggtcgcagtttgaATCTTTTCGTCCCACGAAACATGCGTTATAATGTtctatcaatctcactattcgttggtaaaggattagcccaaaagttgtcaGTGGGTGCTGATGATTAgcggcctttcctctagtatatcgctgctaaattagggacgactatcgtgTGGCttggcacgaaattcaaaaaataaacaaacataatgaaagtttgtctataaagattttaataccaacacttctttcttttacgaaataatttcttatttttatgaagACGAATCTGTGTAGaagtattaaaatgaaatacaattttaaagacaattgtgaaataataacatttgtaattaCGTCGAATTTTGGACTTATTCTTCTTGTTATGTACGTATTGGATCTGCAGAAGCAGATGAAATTAACAATTTGAATGAATAAAACAGATTTATTGCctcccctcccagtggcacagcgttaagTTTGTAGACTTTTACCGCTATAAAcgagatttcgatacccgtattgggtttatgtttgtgtgttttgaatttcgcgcaaatctacatgagggctatctgcgctagctgttcgtaatttaggagtgtaagactagaggaaaggcagctagccatcaccacccaccgccaactattgggctactcttttaccaacgaatagtgggattgaccatcactttataacgccccccggctgaaagggcgagcatgtttggtgtgactgggattcgaacccgtaaccctcaggttacgagtcgagcgccttaaccacttgctCATGCTGGGTCCCCGGTACTGAGCAGAACACAGTTATCCCTCTgtgcttattaacaaacaaaacagcagatttatatattaatattgtttaagtgTTTAAAACTGCTAATTAAATTTATgtgatgatttttttaaattctagaagaaacttattgttttaagttattattagACCAGAAGACTCAACAGTAACAAACGTAACCTACAGAAATATGTACTTCATTAAATATTTGTCAAACGTCTTATGATTTGAAAGTTCGCAgagttattttacataaaattcgttcacagatttattattttacatttaaacaaGATAAAAGGAGAAGGTTTTTAtctgtttaataactttttatataataatgtgGTTTTAATTAACGACGTTTACCTGTAAAGATATGTTggaatgtttaaatttttatttttttgaacatGAATGTGATTGTGAAAAGTTTAATTGTGAGGTTTTAATTTTGTCAACTAAAACGACATcgacttggccaggtggttaaggcactcggctcgtaatccgagcgtcgcgggttcgaatcatagtcacaccaaacatgctcgcctctttcagccgcgggggcgttataatgttacggtcaatcccactcttcgttggtaaaagagtagcccaagagttggcggtgggtggtgatgactagctgccttccctctagtcttacaccactaaattagggaccgctagcgcaagTAGCTCGCGAGtagttttgcaagaaattcaaaaacaaataaaacgacATAATTAGTTGAAAATgcgttaaataaataacaaacttttaattttttacctttttGGAATGtagacaaatatttaaaacatcgcttacaatatttcatttcaaaacataCAATTTTGGGAATTATCGTTCAACATTTTATCAACTGAGGTTAAGGTTTAATAGGTACAACCTGaggataatatttatattttggaaaTATGTGACATTCAACTATTATTTGTTGTTCTATTCTTTAAATACACAAGTTTCACAAAACATGTGTTAACCCTCATTCTTGATTAATTTGCCTTTATTGTtggaaaagaaaaagagagacaGAGAGAGAAAGAATGAGATGTATACTACATACTTCGCTTCACAAAAGGCTAGAATTTGAATACGTTTTTTTTTCCTCCTTATAATTtagttccccagtggcacagctgcatGTATGCAGACTTACAAAGCTGTAATCCGTTTTTTATACTCTTGGtgggagagcacagatagtatattgtgtgactttgtgcttaattaataaCAACAGCTTATAATGTCAGTTTAAAACATCAatcaaaaacatttacataagaaaaattattgtcttaaaatgaaaaaaagtacaATGAAACAATACATCTAACTTTAAGGGTGCACTGCATGCCAAAgaagtaaaaacaatttatagCGTAggctctcttttttttttttttttaacacttggAGCACTTGGGAACAGATCCTGAGACAAGCGTCTTGACGTTAGGCTACCAAATCGCTCGTAAGCATGCTCTTTTTCCAGTATTTTATGTAGTCTATGTCACATTGTGTCCGGGCTGTTACAGAACTGAAAGGTGATTCACTATAATATTGGTTATGAAATTTTAATAAGGTAACTACTCAACGTACTCGTGGTAGACTATTGCTCTTAGTAACAATAATCCTTCTTTACGTTTCTAATAAGGCTgctcggcccgacatggccaagcgtgttaaggcgtgcgactcgtaatctgagggtcgcgggttcgcacccccgtcgcgccaaacatcctcgccttttcagccgtgggggcgttataatgtaacggtcaattccactattcgttggtaaaagagtagcccaagagttggcggtgggtggtgattactagctgccttccctctagtctcacactactaaattagggacggctagcacagatagccctcgagtagctttgtgcgaaattccaaaacaaacaaacaaacaattcaaagtatagaataacaaaaataataacacaagcATTAGTTAACCAGAACATAGGAGTGTTTGAAATCTTAATATTCACTGAAACTTGTGATTTTGCTTTTGGCGACATTGTTCTATcccaataaaatacatttctagaATGTTAGTGTGAAATATTTCTCTTTcgcgatgacgagaaatccacttgaagtaaaaatgcatatcagaacggttggtatgggtattaacacttttgctaataaagcagcgaacaacgtttcgaccttgttaggtcgtcttcaggctaacaatatttcacttatatttaaaagtttggtAAACTGAAAAACGTGGCCTTGAAGCATAATAAAACATTGAGACCGTTTTAATATAGATAAGAAATTGTTAAATATGTTGACAAAGAGAAGcatcaatattatattataacgaATTAATGCGCAACATGCGTtttttataaaggtaaaaaaatcCATTTAGAACTTTCAAATGTTATCAGAAACCTAACAATATATCATAAAGGAAGACACACTTGGAAGATTTAAGTCCTGAAATTGAGTGCAGTCGTGGTAAGCATATGAGGCTTAGAACAAGGAATCGTGGAGTGAATACGCGTCACTGAATAAGCCCCACATTTGCAGTTGTCAGCATATTATAAACGTGAAAGTCAATCGCGTTATTCGGTTCAAAAAACCGGACAAAGTCCTTGTAGTGGCGGTTGCTGTTTAGCTGTCTCTTTCTCCCTCTGGCCATGGCTCAAAACTAGGGACATCTATGCTTGAATCCTATTGGTTTCTGATCCGACCATTAAACTCTTTTACGTATCAGGTTCTTTTAAGGTTGAAAGTTTCCATTTCAAACTTCCAAGTTATAAAAATCTTGCTTATCTATCATTTAAACTgctaggaaaaaaataaaaataaattggtcATTACTGTAGGGAAATTTATTTAGTGTGTTCATGATATTCCCGTGTTATTACTTAGTTTATATTATACGCCACGAGAGTTATGCAGATGTTCTTTAGTTTGTTCTTTTTCGTAGTTCATCTTTTTTATATTAGAACATATTACGTTCGAGGcttaacacttttatttcatGATAAAGGTTTATTTTCCATGAAACTCTTAGTCGAATACAAAGCTCTATACCCACTTAGAAATCAACTCTTATGGCCTGCGGGTCTCGTTTGATGGTCAATATTACGGTTTCCATTGATGAATACTTCTTCGAACAAACAAAATGTCAATGATTACGATAAGTCATATTTGTTACGTGAATAATCCAATCTTCTAACAGTAATGGAACAGTCAACGAGGTTTTTTTATGTTACGGGCTGGTACTTTaatcatttattgattttttagCATTTGGAACTAACTTTTACGTTTCACTAAATTCAGTGTAGAAATTCCTCATCCTCAGTTTCGCCTAAAGTTAAAACTGCAAAAATGTCCAACTTTCTCAGTGAACGTGATTAGTTAAGTTTATCCTGATATATCTAATCTTAAGCTTACTAATTTCaacttttatcactttattttgaCCTTTTACTTAATATGTTATGACAAAATGAAGGTAACAAAACTGAATTCGCTGCTTCGTCAATTGATAAGGAGCGTCAGGGTTTGACTGAAAACCAATCTTATTttacccgttgcaccaaacatgctggccctatCAGCCGAgtaagcgttataatatgatggtcaatcccactatttgttggtaaaagagtagtccaacagttagtTGGctttgggtagtgatgactaactgccttccctctagtcttacactgctaaattagggacgcctattCCAGacagccctcgtggagctttgcccaaagttcaaagcaaaccaaacaaaCGAACCAATctttttaatgtactttttattgcGCAACGTTGCAAGTCGTAAACACATATGTACTTTTAGTTGCACTTCTACTATCTGTTTTACATATTGGTATCCGCTTCAAATCTTCTCTGGCTTCTACAATGAAAATTACATTATTCAGCGTTAGTGCATAATTGGTAATAAAATCCCATAGAGATCACGTGACCCGAAAATTTGCTCTTATTTGAAGtgtgattaattttaaaatagctgctacaataactttttttttacttatttttcattcttGGGTTAGTTTCATAATATCTGAATCTGTAATAACAGTTGCAACAAGACGTTATAGATCTTTACTTCTTAACATAAAATTTTACGCATGATATAATTAGGAAATAAAGTTTTCTCAATTTCAGTAAAgtttaaaacatgtataaatatgtcTGAAGGATCTTGACAGTACTAGGTGTGTTTATTGGAAAAGTCAGTTGTCGTTCTTCATGTCCAGCTTGTCATTTCAAACCCAAGTAATTACAGTATCtttaattactataataatatacCAATATATTATTAGTCTTTTCACAGGACTACAATATACAGCCAATCTtgttcccccagtggcacattggtatgtcttcggactgttttgctagaaaatgggtttcgatacctgtggtgggcagaacacagcctattgtttagctttgtgcttaattccgaGCAGGTACGCACCAATAGTCAACCTTGAACGGTTGTAAAAAGATTCTCTTGTTTAATATGGTGATGTCGTATAGGGCAAAAATGGCtggaataaatataaacaataagcTGAAgagttttttttctcagtttctttgtgtatttgttttgaatttcgcgcaaaggtacgcgagagctatctgtgctaggcgtccttaatttagcagtgtaagactagagggtagacagctagtcatcatcacccaccgccaactcttgggctactcttttaccaataaatagtgggattgactataacattataatagccacacggctgaaaaggcgatcatatttggtgtgatggagattcgagctCGCAGATTAGTCAAGCACTCTAACCATCTAGTCATGTCACGCATGAAGCTAgtgtacatttaattatttatgagAATAAAGGGCTTTTATGTAATGTAAAGTGAATTATCTATACAGAAAATGGATTGAAAGTTAGGGTTAATATCGACAAGCTTTTGGAATTTTTCTCAATCTATTTTCATCCCTCTTTACTCAGTTGTTCAACTGTGAACTTGAGAGCTTATGACACAAAACATGAGAGTTCTATCTCTGTGATGTGCATAGATCAGGTAGcccattttttgtttgttattaactgcAACATGTATTTTATGTGGTATTGAAGATAGTAACACTAGATGTCCGTTCTTAAACACTGAAGTATTAGACTGGATGGATTATGTGATATGTTGACATACTGTTAAAAGGATGGATAACAAAGGGTTATTTTATAATCAAGTGCATATGGTTAGTGTTTTCACTGGCTAAGATTGGATATAACTTGTTATCATATGATTAACATGGTATTAAATTTTCGTAAGAAACAAAGCAGTAATTTATTGCATGTTGAAAACATAAAACTTGATTTCGTAGTCTAACAAGTAGAGTACAgttatgctatatatatatatatatacttgtgtgtgtgtaaaatttaGCTTGCAATTTGGTGTGATAAAAATACCAGTTATAGTTTTTTTATTGGAGACACACGTACTTTGAATAAAACCTTCACATGATATATACTGACAGTGAGCCACACTTCATTGTACTGTATATCAAAAGTATTGTAAGAAATCGGAGATAAGTAAGTGTAAGTTTAAAGAACTAATTGGTAGTTAACCGTACTGTATTTATTGCTTGTATTACTACGGCTGGCACATaaacttcttttctttttaaaaggaTGAACGCAAGACTGAGGAAAATAATATTCGTCTCAGCAACTGTGACATATATCTTAATATTCTTTTCATATCACTAACCATTCAATAAGTAAGCACTAGGACCGGGGATATTGAATATCCTTTTAAATTGTTCAGTCCTTTATGAAACAGAATTGACGTGATATCTCGGTTAATACATACTATTTAAATGAGTAGCGTTTCTAACTTCCTTAATATAACTGTAGTCTTTATTTCTTAATcatctgaattttttatttttgccatCTGATTGTTTGTCGAACTATATTTtggatttttaaattttagaatctgtaaaaacaaagagaaagaagTACTAAATTTTTGGATATACAATTTTGTCCTGATGATATATTGTTAACATTATGTACTTTAGGCCttagaactgtgttttcaaaaCTACGACCTCCATATTCTCGATGACGCTTTCCTAGTCCACACGCCCGGAATCAAGAAGTTTGATCTTGACCAGAAGAAATTAAGATGGCCTTTTGTTGGCAAGAATTTCAGAATATTAAAACAGATCATTAgtgatttaaatgaaaaatatccgGATagaaaaaactgttgaaaacacaTTCTTAACCAAAACGTTAACGTGTAAAATGTTCTGCAGTAATTCTGTGAAATATAATCTGAAAATTATATCCGTTTTCCTCCATTATGTGTAGATTTCTCACCAATTGTCACATGCACTTTCACGTAAGTGAATGAATTTTATTGAAATcgagtcacattttgttatgcttcaAATGTTTACAACTACtggttatagatttctctaggCCAATCACGTGAGAGTCGTATCGATCGTTTTAGAACCTacgagaaacacaccgctagtatGTATACGGTTAACAAGTTACATAatgtgtcatttctggatagaaTTTATTTATGCGTGCAGTTTGacattatcttttttttcttttcaatattatttattcattgctaTGGCAACAAAAGGTTGTGTAAGTGATCGAAACAAATTTGATGTAAGTAGAGTTTTTTTATTCTTGCTTTGTGAAAAATctttatgtgatagaaaaattgaatattattttcaaaatagcatagttgaattatggaaaattcgttattaataccaaaataattttatgaaatttaaatttccaaacctatgaaatttattaaacgaaaagatactttaattatttacagTTCCTGAatttctttaagattttttacTCTACTGTTGGCAAGTGAGTTATATAAGAtatcatttgtaatttttttttttaacttttgttgaaACAAAGTCACTAGCTAcctcattattatttctaataattaaatcATGGGATCAATAATTCGGTAAATCTTCTAAGCAGtaccttaaatattttataattttattatatttcagttttataaaaacattgtaatattacttcctctaCATTAAAAAGTTATAGCTTTACTGAAGTAGTTAAAAAAGCGTGATATTTGTTAGAATTTATGTACTCCTTCAAAACATTCAAGTTGATTAGTAGTTGGAAAATCTGGCATGTCTTCAAGGTAAGCTTTTAACATAAATTCAAAACGTGTCGTTTCGAGTGGATATATTGTAGAAGATttacaattatgtatttattttaatatagctcttttttttagttaaaaaatatatatatatatatatatatatatatatagaaaagaaTGAAACTTAGTGTTAAATATGCGTTGCGAAATTCTTGCTTATTCTCTAAATATGCGGAAGATTTTCGAATGTAAAATCAATAATGTATCATGTatacaataagtaaaatattattggtaactgaaacttcgagaatctcttctaaagtttataaatcgacgcccCAAGAAACACTTTTCATAATATTGTGGGTTTACTATAGTTCGTATACTACAAATctcggaaactataactgtgattaacacttattaatcggaaaactataaatatttgaccaggaactttatagatttcgaatattacagaccgtttaatttcagtgaattaacttcggacattaggCATCTTCGtctgtgaaaacaacaacaactcactTTTGAGAAGCGAGAAATAGCTTTccccgttaagtgaactgtaccggtatcaacttaaaattaattcgctcCTCGTAAACCGTTGATGAAATGCCA of the Tachypleus tridentatus isolate NWPU-2018 chromosome 13, ASM421037v1, whole genome shotgun sequence genome contains:
- the LOC143237535 gene encoding beta-1,4-glucuronyltransferase 1-like translates to MTISNRKLRKVAKLALKAITCFLAIVIFYRVLTVKSFLFFIHNRYLDTTQAQRGSTDPPIIKEKEKYVNTIPLVKINETYSKKGIPLHQVYFNTTPELTKTVINELSKINSTVNDKPMSKVANINCFGKTRDLYCILENLYKAEKTTGFNSTVTLTTQATSGLEYHVEQLCRRWQGPISVALYVPADDFLQSQENIEYLRGCGHRCVRHWVTWHLFYDQLHPPKILLLESARISTNTSWRNIVSKTGTSQSKCKSKPMFNTKSYVRRNYLPYPINVARNIARMAAETYYVFASDIELYPSENIVPRFIRLIDDLKNKTPNFLTKRQVFVLPVFEVELGMQPPTKKSDLRLLMEKKIAIPFHYYYCRMCHMIPKLSQWLKTEGSPGKLNIFLTRKRRRIGKYSGWEPFFIGTNKDPLFDERMSWNGKYNKMQVALELCFQNYDLHILDDAFLVHTPGIKKFDLDQKKLRWPFVGKNFRILKQIISDLNEKYPDRKNC